One Erythrobacter aureus DNA segment encodes these proteins:
- the ruvA gene encoding Holliday junction branch migration protein RuvA, giving the protein MIAKLKGLLDETGADWAVIDVSGVGYLVHCSTKTLAALGEVGGACTLYTDLQVSETDMRLLGFAEAAERDWFRLLTQVQGVGSKVALAILSALSTGEVQAACSNGDAAMIARANGVGPKLAGRIVNELKDKAGALPGGGMVGAAGVAVTHAGSASADAVSALENLGFKPAVAARAVAAAQGELGEDAGEGDLIRVALKRAAG; this is encoded by the coding sequence ATGATTGCAAAGCTCAAGGGATTGCTCGACGAAACCGGCGCCGACTGGGCGGTGATCGATGTGTCGGGCGTCGGCTATCTCGTCCATTGCTCGACCAAGACGCTCGCCGCGCTGGGCGAGGTGGGCGGGGCCTGCACACTCTATACCGATTTGCAGGTGAGCGAGACCGATATGCGCCTGCTGGGTTTCGCCGAGGCCGCCGAGCGGGACTGGTTCCGCCTGCTCACCCAGGTACAGGGTGTCGGCAGCAAGGTGGCACTGGCGATCCTCTCCGCGCTTTCGACGGGCGAGGTGCAGGCGGCCTGCTCGAACGGCGACGCGGCGATGATCGCGCGCGCAAACGGTGTCGGGCCGAAGCTGGCGGGGCGCATCGTCAACGAGCTGAAGGACAAGGCCGGCGCGCTGCCGGGCGGCGGGATGGTCGGCGCTGCGGGTGTCGCCGTGACCCACGCGGGCAGTGCCAGCGCCGATGCGGTGAGCGCGCTCGAAAACCTCGGCTTCAAACCCGCCGTGGCCGCGCGCGCGGTGGCCGCGGCACAGGGCGAACTGGGCGAAGATGCGGGCGAGGGCGACCTCATCCGCGTCGCATTGAAGAGGGCAGCAGGATGA
- the aroC gene encoding chorismate synthase → MSWNTFGRTLRFTTWGESHGPAIGAVVDGCPPGIALSESDIQPFLDARKPGQNKFTTQRQEPDAVRILSGVFESKTTGTPISLLIENTDQRSKDYSEIAKSYRPGHADYAYDAKYGFRDYRGGGRSSARETAMRVAAGAVARLVIPEVSIVAYVAEIGGDRIDPANFDREEIARNPFWCPDAQAALRWERLVDEARKAGSSLGAVVECVADGVPAGWGAPVYAKLDSDLAAGMMSINAVKGVEIGDGFEAARLTGEQNADPMRPSLNDGGNDGPRFEANHAGGIAGGISTGQPVTCRVAFKPTSSILTPVASVTRDGEATEVRTKGRHDPCVGIRGTPVVEAMMALVLADHKLLHRAQCWQG, encoded by the coding sequence ATGAGCTGGAATACATTCGGACGGACCCTGCGCTTTACCACCTGGGGCGAAAGCCACGGCCCCGCGATCGGCGCGGTGGTGGACGGGTGCCCGCCGGGGATCGCATTGTCCGAAAGCGACATCCAGCCCTTCCTCGACGCACGGAAGCCGGGGCAGAACAAGTTCACCACCCAGCGCCAGGAACCGGATGCGGTCCGCATCCTGTCGGGCGTGTTCGAGAGCAAGACCACGGGCACGCCGATCAGCCTGCTGATCGAGAACACCGACCAGCGATCGAAGGACTATTCCGAAATCGCGAAATCCTATCGACCGGGCCATGCCGACTATGCCTATGACGCGAAATACGGCTTCCGCGACTATCGCGGCGGCGGGCGCAGTTCGGCGCGCGAGACGGCGATGCGCGTGGCGGCGGGCGCCGTGGCGAGGCTGGTCATCCCCGAGGTAAGCATCGTCGCCTATGTCGCGGAAATCGGCGGTGACCGGATCGACCCCGCGAATTTCGACCGCGAGGAAATCGCGCGCAATCCCTTTTGGTGCCCCGACGCACAGGCCGCATTGCGCTGGGAAAGGCTGGTCGACGAGGCGCGCAAGGCCGGCTCGTCGCTCGGCGCGGTGGTCGAATGCGTGGCCGATGGTGTGCCGGCGGGCTGGGGTGCACCCGTCTATGCCAAGCTCGACAGCGATCTGGCGGCGGGCATGATGAGCATCAACGCAGTCAAAGGGGTCGAGATTGGGGACGGTTTCGAGGCCGCGCGGCTGACCGGCGAACAGAACGCCGACCCGATGCGCCCCTCCTTAAACGATGGGGGCAATGACGGCCCCCGTTTCGAGGCCAACCATGCAGGCGGGATCGCGGGCGGCATCTCGACCGGCCAGCCGGTGACCTGCCGCGTGGCCTTCAAGCCGACCAGCTCGATCCTCACCCCTGTCGCCAGCGTGACCCGCGACGGCGAGGCAACCGAAGTGCGCACCAAGGGCCGCCACGATCCGTGCGTCGGTATCCGCGGAACACCCGTGGTCGAAGCGATGATGGCGCTGGTGCTGGCCGATCACAAGCTGCTCCACCGCGCGCAGTGCTGGCAGGGGTGA
- the katG gene encoding catalase/peroxidase HPI yields the protein MDAKTGEMSGCPFHGDGGMRGLLGRTNRDWWPDSLQLEILQQGGRSADPMGEDFDYCEAFNALDYQALKRDLTDLMTDSQDWWPADYGHYGPFFIRMAWHAAGTYRTGDGRGGAGSGQQRFAPLNSWPDNGNLDKARRLLWPIKQKYGKHISWADLFILTGNVAIESMGGPVFGFGGGRKDVFEPETVYWGTEEQWVDTGAETRIIPDEGKALENPLAAIQMGLIYVNPEGPGGNPHDAEGMARDMRETFARMAMNDEETVALTAGGHAFGKAHGAKPSDTFGKAPEGENLHTMGFGWLTDPEEIGKGHITTSGIEGAWTPNPTQWGGDYFRLLFKYDYELVKSPAGANQWQPIDPDPEDMAPDARDPSKKVPTMMTTADMALKRDPEYRKISERFRDDQAALDDAFARAWFKLCHRDMGPKVRYLGPEVPAEDLIWQDPVPAGKQASDSAVADFKRAVLDSGLSVSELVKAAWASASTYRNSDHRGGANGAHIRFDALRNWAVNDPEELGKVLAKLDELRGDISMADAIVLGGAAAIEKAAKDGGYDITVPVSTGRGDATEDQFDAESWEPLEPFADGFRNYLRTKASVKTEDMLVDRAHLLGLSMPEMTALLGGMRALGAVSKHTQHGNSIGVLTDRPGVLSNDFFTNLLAMGTVWEVVDESGDEEFVGKCRLKGDVKWHATRTDLVFGSNSQLRAVAEVYAENGNERKFVDDFVKAWTKVMEADRFDLEYAKYH from the coding sequence ATGGACGCCAAGACAGGTGAAATGAGCGGCTGCCCCTTCCATGGCGATGGCGGGATGCGCGGCTTGCTGGGCCGTACCAACCGCGATTGGTGGCCCGACAGCCTTCAACTCGAAATCCTCCAGCAGGGCGGCCGCAGTGCCGACCCGATGGGCGAGGATTTCGACTATTGCGAGGCGTTCAACGCGCTCGACTATCAGGCGCTGAAACGCGACCTGACCGATCTGATGACCGACAGCCAAGACTGGTGGCCGGCCGATTACGGCCATTACGGCCCTTTCTTCATCCGCATGGCATGGCACGCGGCGGGCACTTATCGCACCGGCGACGGACGCGGCGGCGCGGGCAGCGGCCAGCAACGCTTCGCCCCGCTCAATAGCTGGCCCGACAATGGCAATCTCGACAAGGCGCGCCGCCTCTTGTGGCCGATCAAGCAGAAATACGGCAAGCACATCAGCTGGGCCGACCTGTTCATCCTCACCGGCAATGTCGCGATCGAGTCGATGGGCGGCCCGGTGTTCGGCTTCGGCGGCGGGCGCAAGGACGTGTTCGAGCCCGAAACCGTCTATTGGGGCACCGAAGAACAGTGGGTCGATACCGGTGCGGAAACGCGCATCATTCCCGATGAGGGCAAGGCGCTCGAAAACCCGCTCGCGGCGATCCAGATGGGGCTGATCTACGTCAATCCCGAAGGTCCGGGCGGCAATCCGCACGATGCCGAAGGCATGGCGCGCGACATGCGCGAAACCTTCGCCCGCATGGCCATGAACGACGAGGAAACGGTCGCGCTGACTGCTGGCGGCCACGCCTTCGGCAAGGCGCATGGCGCGAAGCCTTCCGATACTTTCGGCAAGGCACCCGAGGGCGAAAACCTGCACACCATGGGCTTTGGCTGGCTGACCGACCCCGAAGAAATCGGCAAGGGCCATATCACCACCAGCGGTATCGAGGGGGCTTGGACGCCCAATCCGACCCAGTGGGGCGGCGACTATTTCCGCCTGCTGTTCAAATACGACTATGAACTGGTCAAGTCGCCCGCCGGCGCGAACCAGTGGCAGCCGATCGATCCGGATCCCGAGGACATGGCGCCCGATGCGCGCGATCCGTCCAAGAAGGTCCCGACCATGATGACCACCGCCGATATGGCGCTGAAACGCGACCCGGAATATCGCAAGATTTCCGAACGCTTCCGCGACGATCAGGCCGCGCTCGACGACGCTTTCGCCCGCGCCTGGTTCAAGCTGTGCCACCGCGACATGGGGCCAAAGGTCCGCTATCTCGGCCCCGAAGTTCCGGCCGAAGACCTGATCTGGCAGGACCCGGTCCCGGCCGGGAAGCAGGCGTCGGACAGCGCGGTCGCCGACTTCAAACGGGCGGTCCTCGATAGCGGCCTCTCCGTCAGCGAACTGGTCAAGGCAGCCTGGGCCTCGGCCTCGACCTATCGCAATTCCGACCATCGCGGCGGCGCCAATGGCGCGCATATCCGCTTCGATGCGCTCAGGAACTGGGCGGTCAACGATCCCGAGGAACTGGGCAAGGTGCTGGCCAAGCTCGACGAGCTGCGCGGCGACATCTCGATGGCCGACGCCATCGTTCTGGGCGGTGCGGCGGCGATCGAGAAGGCGGCGAAGGATGGCGGTTACGACATCACCGTGCCAGTCAGCACCGGCCGCGGCGATGCGACCGAAGATCAGTTCGACGCCGAAAGCTGGGAACCGCTCGAGCCGTTTGCCGACGGGTTCCGCAACTATCTCAGGACCAAGGCGAGCGTGAAGACCGAAGACATGCTGGTCGACCGGGCGCATCTGCTCGGCCTGTCCATGCCCGAAATGACCGCGCTGCTCGGCGGCATGCGGGCACTGGGAGCGGTCAGCAAGCATACGCAGCATGGCAACAGCATCGGCGTCCTCACCGATCGCCCCGGCGTGCTGTCGAACGACTTCTTCACCAACCTGCTCGCCATGGGCACGGTGTGGGAAGTGGTCGATGAGAGCGGAGACGAGGAGTTCGTCGGCAAGTGCCGGCTCAAGGGGGATGTGAAGTGGCACGCCACGCGCACCGACCTCGTCTTCGGATCGAATTCGCAGCTCCGCGCCGTGGCCGAAGTCTATGCCGAAAACGGCAACGAGCGGAAGTTCGTCGACGATTTCGTCAAGGCCTGGACCAAGGTGATGGAAGCCGATCGTTTCGATCTCGAATACGCCAAATATCACTGA
- a CDS encoding catalase, translating into MSGTKIPPTTTDAGIPVQSDEHSLTIGRDGPIVLNDHYLIEQMANFNRERIPERQPHAKGSGAFGYFETTEDVSKYTKAKLFQPGVKTDVAMRFSTVAGERGSPDTWRDPRGFSVKFYTEDGNFDMVGNNTPIFFIRDPLKFQHFIRSQKRRADNALRDHDMMWDFWTLSPESAHQVTYLMGDRGVPKNWREMNGYGSHTYMLINEDGEKFWVKFHFHTDVGTESGNAHLTQDEAVEKAGEDSDYHRRDLFDAIHKGDYPSWTLKWQIMPYEDAKTYRINPFDLTKVWPHEDYPLIEVGKLVLNENPVDWDTQIEQLAFEPNNMVPGIGLSPDKMLLARGFSYADAHRARLGVNYKQIPVNSAKNAEVHSYSRAGDMRVKNAVDPVYAPNSYGGPAAQPEVGGEATWHADGDMVRQAYTLREDDDDWTQAGILVRDVMDDAQRDRFVSNVAGHLADGVSEKVLVRAFEYWRNVDAAIGDRIEEAVRDKIGGKSNAPGMASAVAISGEGAAAKADAE; encoded by the coding sequence ATGTCCGGCACAAAAATCCCCCCCACCACCACCGATGCAGGCATCCCGGTTCAGAGCGACGAGCACTCGCTGACGATCGGCCGCGACGGTCCTATCGTCCTCAACGATCACTATCTCATCGAGCAGATGGCGAACTTCAATCGCGAGCGCATTCCCGAGCGCCAACCGCATGCCAAGGGTTCGGGCGCATTCGGTTACTTCGAGACGACCGAAGACGTTTCGAAATATACCAAGGCCAAGCTGTTTCAGCCGGGCGTGAAGACCGATGTCGCAATGCGGTTTTCCACCGTGGCGGGCGAACGTGGCAGCCCCGACACCTGGCGCGACCCGCGCGGCTTTTCGGTCAAATTCTATACCGAAGACGGCAATTTCGACATGGTCGGCAACAACACGCCGATCTTTTTCATCCGCGATCCGCTGAAGTTCCAGCACTTCATCCGCAGCCAGAAGCGCCGCGCCGACAATGCCTTACGCGATCACGACATGATGTGGGATTTCTGGACGCTGAGCCCGGAAAGCGCACATCAGGTGACCTATCTGATGGGCGATCGCGGCGTGCCCAAGAACTGGCGCGAGATGAACGGCTATGGCAGCCATACCTACATGCTCATCAACGAGGATGGCGAGAAGTTCTGGGTCAAATTCCACTTCCACACCGACGTCGGGACGGAAAGCGGCAATGCCCATCTGACGCAGGACGAGGCAGTCGAGAAAGCGGGCGAGGACAGCGACTATCACCGTCGCGACCTGTTCGACGCTATCCACAAGGGCGATTACCCGAGCTGGACGCTCAAATGGCAGATCATGCCCTATGAGGATGCCAAGACCTATCGCATCAACCCGTTCGATCTGACCAAGGTCTGGCCGCATGAGGATTATCCGCTGATCGAAGTCGGCAAGCTGGTGCTCAATGAAAATCCGGTCGATTGGGATACGCAGATCGAACAGCTCGCCTTCGAACCCAACAATATGGTCCCCGGCATCGGTCTGTCGCCCGATAAGATGCTGCTGGCTCGCGGCTTTTCCTACGCCGATGCGCATCGCGCGCGGCTGGGCGTGAATTACAAGCAGATTCCGGTGAACTCGGCCAAAAACGCGGAGGTCCATTCCTATTCGCGCGCAGGCGACATGCGGGTGAAGAATGCCGTCGATCCGGTCTATGCCCCCAATTCCTATGGCGGACCGGCGGCCCAGCCCGAAGTGGGCGGCGAAGCGACCTGGCACGCCGATGGCGATATGGTGCGGCAGGCCTACACCCTGCGCGAAGACGATGACGACTGGACACAGGCGGGCATCCTCGTGCGCGACGTGATGGACGATGCGCAGCGCGATCGCTTCGTGTCCAATGTCGCGGGCCATCTGGCCGATGGCGTCAGCGAGAAGGTTCTGGTGCGGGCGTTCGAATATTGGCGCAATGTCGATGCCGCGATCGGCGATCGCATCGAAGAGGCCGTCCGCGACAAAATTGGCGGTAAGTCGAACGCACCGGGTATGGCCAGCGCAGTGGCGATTTCCGGTGAGGGCGCGGCGGCGAAGGCCGACGCCGAATGA
- a CDS encoding GIY-YIG nuclease family protein, with protein MPIEHQPCVYILASQPRGTIYVGVTSDLMQRLYQHREGLTGGFTARYKVHRLVRFEMFGDMEDAILREKQLKRWHRQWKINLIEGDNPHWIDLAIELGFEPLASDEPKNGS; from the coding sequence ATGCCGATCGAGCACCAACCCTGCGTCTACATCCTTGCGAGTCAGCCGCGCGGAACGATTTATGTCGGCGTCACCAGCGACCTTATGCAGCGTCTCTATCAACACCGGGAGGGCCTTACAGGCGGATTTACGGCGCGCTACAAGGTCCATCGTCTCGTGCGCTTCGAGATGTTCGGCGACATGGAGGACGCGATCCTGCGCGAGAAGCAATTGAAGCGCTGGCATCGTCAATGGAAGATCAACCTCATCGAAGGGGACAATCCGCACTGGATAGATTTGGCTATAGAATTGGGCTTCGAGCCGCTTGCTTCGGACGAGCCGAAAAATGGATCCTGA
- the ahpC gene encoding alkyl hydroperoxide reductase subunit C has protein sequence MGIIGSQIKPFTATAFQAGKDFFEVTDEDVKGKWAVFFFYPADFTFVCPTELEDLGEHYEMLQKLDVEVYGVSTDTHFSHKAWHDTSEKIGKLNFPFLGDQNHVLARNFDVLREGAGLADRATFVVDPDGVIQLVEQTCEGVGRNANELVRKIRAAQYVRNNPGQVCPAAWEEGEDTLAPSLDLVGKI, from the coding sequence ATGGGTATCATCGGAAGCCAGATCAAACCGTTCACCGCCACCGCCTTCCAGGCCGGCAAGGACTTCTTCGAAGTCACGGACGAAGACGTGAAGGGCAAGTGGGCCGTTTTCTTCTTCTATCCGGCCGACTTCACCTTCGTCTGCCCGACCGAACTCGAAGACCTCGGCGAACATTACGAAATGCTTCAGAAGCTGGACGTCGAAGTCTATGGCGTATCGACCGACACCCATTTCAGCCACAAGGCATGGCACGACACCAGCGAGAAGATCGGCAAGCTGAACTTCCCGTTCCTGGGCGACCAGAACCACGTGCTGGCACGCAATTTCGACGTACTGCGTGAAGGCGCCGGCCTTGCCGATCGGGCGACCTTCGTGGTCGATCCCGATGGCGTCATCCAGCTCGTCGAACAGACCTGCGAAGGTGTCGGCCGCAATGCCAACGAACTGGTACGCAAGATTCGCGCGGCCCAGTATGTGCGCAACAATCCCGGCCAGGTCTGCCCGGCCGCATGGGAAGAAGGCGAAGACACGCTGGCGCCTTCGCTCGACCTCGTCGGCAAGATCTAG
- a CDS encoding Smr/MutS family protein: MSAPRGLSAEEAAAWEKVAATTVPLHPLKPVQPRPAHEAKAPARPAPPKKASLPRAPKPARIAPPPPTRPTQPDRGLDSHWDRRLKSGGLQPELTLDLHGHNLDAAYDRLMSGVAQARAMGARTILLITGKPRPVASADRSERRGAIRAKVLDWLAASSHHSAIAAVRRAHQRHGGDGALYIVLRRER, encoded by the coding sequence AAGGTTGCGGCGACGACAGTGCCGCTGCATCCGCTCAAGCCTGTCCAACCCCGCCCCGCGCATGAGGCGAAAGCGCCCGCCCGGCCCGCACCGCCCAAAAAGGCAAGCTTGCCGCGCGCGCCGAAGCCGGCCCGCATCGCGCCGCCGCCGCCGACCCGGCCGACTCAACCCGACCGGGGTCTCGATTCGCACTGGGATCGGCGGCTGAAATCCGGCGGGCTGCAGCCGGAACTGACGCTGGACCTGCATGGCCACAATCTCGATGCCGCCTATGACCGGCTGATGAGCGGGGTGGCGCAGGCACGGGCGATGGGCGCGCGCACGATCCTGCTGATCACGGGCAAGCCGCGCCCGGTGGCGTCGGCGGATCGCAGCGAGCGCCGCGGTGCGATCCGCGCCAAGGTGCTCGACTGGCTGGCTGCCTCGAGCCACCATTCGGCCATCGCCGCCGTCCGCCGTGCGCATCAGCGCCACGGCGGAGACGGTGCACTCTACATCGTGCTCAGGCGCGAACGCTGA
- a CDS encoding DsrE family protein, giving the protein MRVAILRYAMTAALAALVASAASAQDMSAFETGPVFKDFGPHAPVEGVGKLSAGTAFKHSFDVSEAASEGKANRHIESAARFINMHAAAGVDPEDIQVVVVVHGGASLDLLKEPAWEAQGKPGVNASHALVRDLLDHGVRVILCGQSAVAHGIARSDLIPGVEMALSAMTAHAVLQQAGYTVNPF; this is encoded by the coding sequence ATGAGAGTGGCAATTTTGCGATATGCGATGACGGCGGCCTTGGCGGCACTGGTAGCTTCGGCGGCGAGCGCGCAGGACATGAGCGCCTTCGAGACGGGGCCGGTGTTCAAGGACTTCGGGCCTCACGCGCCGGTCGAGGGCGTGGGAAAGCTGTCGGCGGGCACGGCGTTCAAGCACAGCTTCGACGTCAGCGAGGCTGCGAGCGAGGGGAAGGCCAACCGCCATATCGAAAGCGCCGCGCGCTTCATCAACATGCACGCTGCCGCCGGAGTCGATCCTGAGGATATTCAGGTCGTGGTCGTGGTTCACGGCGGCGCTTCGCTCGATCTGCTCAAGGAACCGGCGTGGGAGGCACAGGGCAAGCCCGGCGTGAACGCCAGCCACGCCCTGGTGCGCGACCTTCTCGACCACGGTGTGCGGGTAATCCTGTGTGGCCAGAGCGCCGTCGCGCATGGCATTGCCCGGTCCGATCTCATCCCCGGCGTCGAGATGGCGCTCTCCGCCATGACCGCGCACGCGGTGCTGCAGCAAGCGGGCTATACGGTGAACCCGTTTTGA
- the ahpF gene encoding alkyl hydroperoxide reductase subunit F produces MLDATMTQQLKTYLANLREPVELVASLGDDAKSTQTRELLEEIAALHDLASASFDGTDERKPSFVIRRGGDAEKWVRFAGLPMGHEFTSLVLALLWAGGHPPKVDADLLEQIRGLEGDYAFEMYFSLSCHNCPDVVQALTLMALENPRITATLIEGGTYQDEVDAREVMAVPATFLNGEPFYNGKMELAEILAKLDTGSEAKAAEKLSAKDPFEVLVVGGGPAGAATAIYTARKGFRTGIAAERFGGQLHDTLGIENLPGTVYTEGPKLAGELKRHVGEYDIDLMDLAKAVKLIPAEKQGGLHTVELGNGASLKARSLILATGARWRNLGVPGEAEYRNKGVAYCPHCDGPLFKGKRIAVIGGGNSGVEAAIDLAKIVGHVTLIEYDDHLRADEVLQRKLRSMANVEIVTSGQTTEITGKDGKVDGLVLKDRQSGEERRIDLEGVFVQIGLVPNTEWLQGSGLELTKFGEIVTDEEGRTNLPGVFGAGDVTDVPYKQIVVAMGEGSKAGLSAFDYLIRTEPAEDVAQAA; encoded by the coding sequence ATGCTCGACGCAACCATGACCCAGCAGCTCAAGACCTATCTCGCGAACCTGCGCGAACCGGTCGAACTGGTCGCCTCGCTCGGCGATGACGCCAAAAGCACGCAGACGCGCGAATTGCTCGAAGAAATCGCCGCGCTTCACGACCTTGCGAGCGCGAGTTTCGACGGAACCGATGAGCGCAAGCCCAGCTTCGTCATTCGCCGCGGCGGCGATGCGGAAAAGTGGGTTCGTTTCGCGGGCCTGCCGATGGGTCACGAATTCACCAGCCTTGTGCTGGCCCTGCTATGGGCCGGGGGGCACCCGCCCAAGGTCGATGCCGATCTTCTGGAACAGATCCGCGGACTTGAAGGCGATTACGCTTTCGAGATGTATTTCTCGCTGTCGTGCCACAACTGCCCCGACGTGGTGCAGGCGCTGACCCTGATGGCGCTGGAAAACCCGCGCATAACCGCCACGCTGATCGAAGGCGGGACCTATCAGGACGAGGTCGATGCACGCGAGGTCATGGCCGTGCCCGCGACCTTCCTCAATGGCGAACCGTTCTACAACGGCAAGATGGAACTGGCCGAAATCCTGGCGAAGCTCGACACGGGCAGCGAAGCGAAAGCGGCAGAGAAACTGTCGGCCAAGGACCCATTCGAAGTGCTGGTGGTCGGCGGCGGCCCGGCCGGGGCAGCAACCGCCATCTATACCGCGCGCAAGGGCTTTCGCACGGGCATCGCCGCCGAACGTTTCGGCGGGCAGTTGCACGATACGCTGGGGATCGAGAACCTGCCTGGCACGGTCTATACCGAAGGGCCGAAGCTGGCCGGCGAATTGAAGCGCCATGTGGGCGAATACGACATCGACTTGATGGACCTCGCCAAGGCAGTGAAGCTGATACCTGCCGAGAAGCAAGGCGGTCTGCACACGGTGGAGCTTGGCAATGGTGCGAGCCTCAAGGCGCGCAGCCTGATCCTCGCCACCGGCGCGCGCTGGCGCAATCTCGGCGTTCCGGGCGAAGCGGAATATCGCAACAAGGGCGTGGCCTATTGCCCGCATTGCGACGGTCCGCTGTTCAAGGGCAAGCGCATCGCGGTGATCGGCGGCGGCAATTCGGGCGTCGAGGCGGCGATCGACCTGGCCAAGATCGTCGGCCACGTCACGCTGATCGAATATGACGATCACTTGCGCGCCGACGAGGTGCTGCAAAGGAAGCTGCGCTCGATGGCCAATGTCGAGATCGTCACCAGCGGGCAGACCACCGAGATCACCGGCAAGGACGGCAAGGTCGACGGCCTCGTGCTGAAGGACCGCCAGTCGGGCGAGGAGCGCCGCATCGATTTGGAAGGCGTGTTCGTGCAGATCGGCCTCGTCCCCAATACCGAATGGCTGCAGGGTTCGGGCCTCGAACTCACCAAATTCGGCGAAATCGTCACCGACGAGGAAGGTCGCACCAACCTTCCCGGCGTCTTCGGTGCAGGCGACGTTACCGACGTGCCCTACAAGCAGATCGTCGTGGCGATGGGCGAAGGCTCGAAGGCAGGCCTGTCGGCCTTCGATTACCTCATCCGCACCGAGCCGGCCGAGGACGTCGCGCAAGCCGCCTAG
- a CDS encoding GGDEF domain-containing protein, translating into MRPLLILFLFAISLAAPTSASVQAGVENCIAALPVAKGAPGAEAFAQDWRCDGETVSLDNERIFLRIDAGPTHGGTRFVTAQRGVFERIHVVTRDTDGRIRSRSWKIDDLAPVVGTDLFKLPTPPGRDVVVAIDRLGDPRVVTTTRLVDRDPAAEPGLDNLVLLIAALAGMLVMPLIFGMAVYQVLRQKFVFWHFATATTLLATVLINSGLLSKIAGVPMGLLVRMALADTGFTVAATLIFATHFVERDAVPPRLRKMAIIFAGWALFISVANAVFPLAAPNWQFQAYHMGFVPILAFLVVYLATAARRGSRYVWYLIVGLAPLMLLGGWRLLGQLSPIGAQYDTTLFFYIGCVFEEVAVTLGVADRLLTLRRERDLAIVRADELDEVSRHDSLTGLLNRRALDDKSEPIVGSSAIAILDIDYFKAINDTYGHIVGDRVLCALADVLRTEPQTRAIRLGGEEFLIQTTHRRPEKQLADLRQAVAKAIASDVPEIEWQVTCSMGVIILAGIDANSELDYETLYSRCDVLLYRAKDEGRDRMVVERLAYFERTESSAIVRKPRAPKDAA; encoded by the coding sequence ATGAGACCGCTACTGATCCTGTTTCTCTTCGCGATCAGCCTTGCAGCGCCCACCAGCGCTTCCGTTCAGGCTGGCGTGGAGAATTGCATTGCCGCGCTACCCGTAGCGAAAGGCGCGCCAGGAGCCGAGGCCTTCGCGCAGGACTGGCGATGCGATGGCGAAACGGTTTCGCTCGACAATGAACGGATTTTTTTGCGCATCGATGCCGGGCCAACACATGGCGGTACGCGCTTCGTTACGGCCCAACGCGGAGTTTTCGAGCGGATCCATGTGGTGACGCGGGATACTGACGGGCGTATTCGCAGCCGGTCCTGGAAGATCGATGATCTCGCACCGGTCGTCGGCACCGACCTCTTCAAGCTGCCGACCCCACCGGGCAGAGATGTGGTTGTGGCTATCGACCGACTAGGTGATCCGCGTGTGGTGACAACCACCCGTCTGGTCGATCGCGATCCCGCCGCCGAGCCCGGGCTCGACAATCTCGTTCTTTTGATTGCCGCTCTGGCTGGCATGCTCGTCATGCCGTTGATCTTCGGAATGGCGGTCTATCAGGTGCTCCGGCAGAAATTCGTATTCTGGCATTTCGCCACCGCAACGACCCTGCTCGCCACGGTTCTTATCAATTCGGGTCTTTTATCGAAGATAGCGGGAGTGCCGATGGGCCTTCTCGTCCGCATGGCGCTGGCCGACACCGGCTTCACGGTTGCAGCGACCCTGATTTTCGCCACCCATTTCGTCGAGCGAGACGCCGTACCCCCTCGCTTGCGAAAAATGGCCATCATTTTCGCGGGCTGGGCGCTGTTCATTAGCGTCGCCAATGCGGTATTTCCGCTGGCCGCGCCGAACTGGCAATTCCAAGCTTACCATATGGGTTTCGTCCCCATCCTGGCGTTTCTCGTCGTGTATCTCGCAACCGCCGCGCGGCGGGGCAGCCGATACGTCTGGTATCTGATAGTCGGCCTCGCTCCGCTCATGCTGCTTGGCGGCTGGCGCCTTCTGGGACAGCTAAGCCCGATCGGCGCGCAGTATGATACGACATTGTTCTTTTATATCGGATGCGTGTTCGAAGAAGTCGCAGTCACTCTTGGCGTTGCCGATCGTCTTCTGACATTGCGGCGTGAAAGGGATCTAGCGATTGTCCGTGCCGATGAACTCGACGAGGTGAGCCGACACGACAGCCTCACCGGGCTCCTCAACCGGCGTGCGCTCGACGATAAGAGCGAACCGATTGTCGGTTCATCGGCCATCGCCATCCTCGATATCGACTATTTCAAGGCAATCAACGACACCTATGGCCATATCGTCGGCGATCGCGTGCTCTGCGCACTCGCCGACGTTTTGCGCACCGAACCGCAGACACGCGCCATACGCTTGGGCGGCGAGGAGTTCCTGATCCAAACAACCCACCGCCGGCCGGAAAAGCAGCTTGCCGATCTTCGTCAAGCCGTCGCGAAGGCTATCGCAAGCGACGTACCGGAAATCGAATGGCAAGTAACATGCAGCATGGGTGTCATCATTCTCGCCGGGATCGATGCGAATAGCGAACTCGATTACGAGACCTTGTATTCGCGGTGCGATGTCCTTCTTTATCGCGCCAAGGACGAAGGCCGCGACCGCATGGTTGTCGAACGGTTAGCCTATTTCGAAAGAACCGAATCTTCGGCCATCGTGCGCAAACCCAGGGCGCCAAAGGATGCCGCATGA